A single genomic interval of Meleagris gallopavo isolate NT-WF06-2002-E0010 breed Aviagen turkey brand Nicholas breeding stock chromosome 6, Turkey_5.1, whole genome shotgun sequence harbors:
- the LOC100550801 gene encoding GTP-binding protein 10-like — translation MAVTEVKAHGESLVKTARRGGSHEILVADLPGLIEGAHRNKGRGHKFLKHVERTKHLLLVVDISGFQLSSKTQFRTAFETVLLLTKELELYNEELLTKPALLAINKMDLPCANDNLNELMKQLQNPEDFLHLLKEEVIPENTIDFRDIIPISTYTGEGIEELKECVRRSLDEEAEQENEEYRKKKLLLLHTSGEQMNKG, via the exons ATGGCAGTGACAGAGGTCAAGGCTCACGGTGAATCCTTAGTAAAGACAGCAAGGAGAGGCGGGAGTCATGAA aTTTTAGTAGCTGATCTCCCAGGACTGATTGAAGGTGCACATAGGAACAAGGGGAGGGGACACAAATTTCTCAAACATGTGGAAAGAACCAAACACCTCCTCTTAGTT GTTGATATTTCTGGGTTTCAGCTCTCTAGTAAGACTCAGTTCAGAACAGCCTTTGAAACTGTATTGCTTTTAACTAAG gaattGGAGCTGTACAATGAAGAACTTCTGACAAAGCCTGCACTTCTTGCCATTAATAAAATGGATTTGCCTTGTGCAAATGATAATCTGAATGAACTTATGAAACAACTACAGAATCCCGAAG ACTTCTTACACTTACTAAAGGAAGAAGTGATTCCTGAGAACACAATTGATTTCAGAGATATAATTCCTATCTCTACATATACTGGAGAAGGAATTGAGGAACTGAAAGAATGTGTAAGAAGATCACTAGAtgaggaagcagagcaggagaaTGAAGAATATCGGAAAAAGAAACTATTACTTTTACACACTTCAGGAGAACAAATGAATAAAGGCTAG
- the LOC104911422 gene encoding GTP-binding protein 10-like, with amino-acid sequence MGPRRRTAAGGPGTALGEDPYGNFIDDLRLYVRGGTGGMGYPRLGGEGGRGGDVWFIAQERSTLKGIKARYPQKRFVAGSGANSSVKALKGGKGKDCEVHVPPGISVLDDDGKKIGELNRAGERFLAARGGLGGSLATNFLPCKGQRRIVHLDLKLIADVGLVGFPNAGKSSLLSKISQAKPEIANYAFTTIQPELGKIMYEDFKQVGVKVYSGCLSCV; translated from the exons ATGGGGCCGCGCAGGCGGACGGCGGCAGGCGGGCCGGGCACCGCCCTGGGGGAGGATCCC TATGGAAACTTCATCGATGATTTGCGGCTATATGTGAGAGGAGGAACAGGTGGAATGGGTTATCCCCGACTgggtggggaaggagggagaggtgGCGATGTCTGGTTCATTGCCCAGGAAAGATCGACCCTAAAGGGCATTAAGGCGAGGTACCCGCAGAAGCGATTTGTGGCTGGATCAGGAGCCAACAGCAG CGTTAAAGCACTGAAaggtggaaaaggaaaggactGTGAAGTGCATGTGCCACCAGGGATTTCAGTTCTTGATGATGATGGGAAGAAGATTG gaGAACTTAACAGAGCAGGAGAGAGATTCCTGGCAGCTCGGGGAGGTCTCGGTGGCTCTTTGGCCACAAACTTCTTGCCTTGCAAAGGCCAGAGGCGAATTGTTCATCTTGATTTGAAACTTATAGCCGACGTGGGCTTAGTTGG GTTTCCAAATGCAGGAAAATCATCCTTGCTAAGCAAGATTTCTCAAGCCAAACCTGAGATTGCAAATTATGCAT TTACAACGATACAGCCTGAGCTAGGAAAGATCATGTATGAAGATTTTAAACAGGTTGGTGTGAAGGTTTATTCTGGTTGTTTAAGTTGTGTGTAA
- the LOC116216768 gene encoding cilia- and flagella-associated protein 69-like: MANKAALQNHVWKPKANMCMESADVKRPIAGSFQKEQEVIPMPSSCPSFAIVEISENIRAKLYSLLCKLGFENLPGLSAKDFVTLAIIRRYIDFKVGEVWSEVCAELREEFRPIGSDEKILKVISEVSENIGKMVTAYQTEVLENHHHQEIQEEKKTYTKIRAVHKQKEMVNKSWENFLTRTSNYEALKVRKI; encoded by the exons ATGGCAAacaaagctgctctgcagaaccATGTTTGGAAGCCAAAGGCAAATATGTGCATGGAAAGCGCAG aTGTGAAGAGACCTATTGCTGGCAGCTTCCAGAAAGAGCAAGAGGTCATTCCCATGCCTTCCAGCTGTCCCAGCTTTGCCATTGTggaaatttctgaaaacatcCGGGCAAAACTTTATTCATTATTGTGCAAGTTAG GTTTTGAAAATTTGCCTGGTTTGTCTGCTAAGGATTTTGTCACTCTTGCTATCATACGGCGGTATATTGACTTTAAG GTTGGAGAAGTTTGGAGCGAAGTGTGTGCAGAACTAAGAGAAGAATTCAGACCTATTGGTTCAGatgagaaaatactgaaagttatttcagaagtgtcagaaaatattggaaaaatGGTCACTGCTTACCAGACTGAAGTGCTTGAAAATCATCATCACCAAGAAAtccaagaggagaaaaaaacatacacaaag ATTCGTGCTGTCcataagcagaaagaaatggtaAATAAATCTTGGGAAAATTTCTTAACTCGGACATCAAACTATGAAGCACTGAAGGTAAGAAAAATCTGA